The following proteins come from a genomic window of Candidatus Bathyarchaeia archaeon:
- a CDS encoding threonine synthase — MDCTYGEIWVGSFTYATVLKCSRCGVTYSLNRLFTCVCDGVLTVEYDWKRLKEDFTFEGFGKGRTLIERFRWFLPVKNPELAVSLGEGNTPLLKSRRLGEKLGLRSLYFKDETRNPTGSFKDRAISVGVTIARERGVKTVVIASTGNAATSLAAYSTVAGFKCVVLVPEGASPAKLTQVAMYGAKIVAVKGTVDAALGLLKAANEKWGWTPMPTSAAYNPLQVEGAKTSSYEVYQALKKPPDCMVVPVGGGDNLYAMEKGFKDLLQLGLIDTLPRMIGVQAAESAPLVKAFEARSDEIKAVDQPVTVASGIRVGYPPTGFPALRAIKETGGHAVAVEDEKTLEALKSLARLEGVFAEPSGAIAVAALNPLIEDRLIDRDEKVVCVLTGHGLKEVEALKGLWAMPEPIEASIEALEKAVKSS; from the coding sequence ATGGATTGCACATATGGAGAAATATGGGTGGGGAGTTTTACGTACGCTACTGTTCTCAAATGCTCTAGATGCGGAGTCACTTACTCGTTGAATCGTTTATTCACCTGCGTCTGCGACGGAGTTCTAACGGTTGAATATGACTGGAAAAGGCTGAAGGAGGATTTCACCTTCGAGGGGTTTGGGAAGGGGAGGACGTTGATTGAACGGTTTCGATGGTTTTTGCCCGTGAAAAACCCTGAATTGGCCGTTAGCCTAGGTGAGGGAAATACACCTCTACTCAAGTCTAGAAGGCTTGGCGAGAAACTGGGTTTGAGAAGCCTCTACTTTAAAGATGAGACCCGGAACCCGACGGGGTCCTTCAAGGACAGAGCCATCTCAGTGGGGGTTACGATTGCGAGGGAGAGGGGTGTTAAAACGGTAGTGATCGCCTCGACTGGTAACGCGGCTACATCACTTGCCGCTTACTCCACTGTCGCTGGTTTCAAATGCGTAGTACTCGTTCCCGAGGGAGCAAGTCCAGCGAAGCTAACTCAAGTTGCCATGTATGGGGCCAAAATCGTAGCCGTGAAAGGAACCGTGGACGCGGCACTGGGATTGCTCAAAGCGGCTAACGAGAAGTGGGGATGGACGCCCATGCCCACCTCAGCGGCTTATAACCCTCTGCAGGTCGAGGGCGCTAAGACGAGCAGCTACGAGGTTTATCAAGCCTTGAAGAAGCCACCTGACTGCATGGTAGTCCCCGTTGGAGGGGGAGATAACCTATACGCCATGGAGAAGGGGTTTAAGGATTTGCTTCAACTAGGCTTGATCGACACCTTGCCCAGGATGATCGGTGTTCAAGCCGCTGAGTCCGCTCCGCTGGTGAAGGCTTTTGAAGCGCGATCTGATGAGATCAAGGCTGTAGACCAACCGGTTACGGTGGCTTCAGGCATCAGGGTTGGATATCCTCCAACAGGCTTTCCAGCGTTAAGAGCCATAAAGGAGACGGGAGGCCACGCCGTCGCCGTGGAAGATGAGAAAACTTTGGAGGCTTTAAAGTCTTTGGCTCGTCTTGAGGGCGTGTTCGCTGAGCCCTCCGGCGCCATCGCCGTCGCAGCTTTAAACCCCTTAATCGAGGATCGCCTTATCGATAGGGACGAGAAGGTAGTATGCGTCCTCACGGGTCATGGGTTGAAGGAGGTTGAGGCGTTAAAAGGTTTATGGGCCATGCCGGAGCCCATCGAGGCGAGCATAGAGGCGTTGGAGAAGGCGGTTAAAAGTAGCTAA